One window from the genome of Pseudoliparis swirei isolate HS2019 ecotype Mariana Trench chromosome 24, NWPU_hadal_v1, whole genome shotgun sequence encodes:
- the LOC130189931 gene encoding GRB2-related adapter protein-like isoform X1: MEAVALFSFTASGAGELSFQKGDIIKVTEMEDDSCWVSAEIQGQRGYVPENYISLLPYPWFAGRVSRLEAEERLHRQDVGVFLVRESESAPGDFSVSVSYGKRVEHFRVLEGGGQYCIWGESFRSLNRLVDFYRAHSIAVEKVVCLRDPPSAPPLPPSQPERNPYPNPYKSISQGSPPSARLGPSHRAPEPVAGKPRLAHALRDYTPPQTAHLHFLRGDLIDLLDCSDSRAWRGRCRGRVGIFPPEYVQPLYH, from the exons ATGGAGGCGGTGGCGCTCTTCTCCTTCACGGCGTCGGGAGCTGGCGAGCTCAGTTTTCAGAAAGGGGACATTATcaag GTGACAGAGATGGAGGACGACTCCTGCTGGGTCTCAGCTGAGATCCAGGGGCAGCGAGGCTACGTGCCAGAGAACTACATTTCCCTCCTTCCTTAtcc gtggTTTGCAGGACGAGTGTCGAGACTCGAGGCCGAGGAGCGTCTTCATCGGCAGGACGTCGGCGTGTTCCTTGTGAGGGAGAGCGAGTCGGCTCCTGGAGACTTCTCGGTCTCTGTCAG CTACGGGAAGAGGGTGGAGCATTTCCGGGTGCTGGAGGGCGGCGGTCAGTACTGCATCTGGGGCGAGTCGTTCCGCTCCCTCAACCGGCTGGTGGACTTCTACCGAGCTCACAGCATCGCCGTGGAGAAGGTGGTGTGCCTCAGGGACCCTCCATCGGCCCCCCCTCTCCCGCCGTCCCAACCTGAACGGAACCCGTACCCCAACCCTTATAAAAGCATCTCTCAGGGGTCCCCCCCCTCGGCCCGCCTGGGCCCCTCCCATCGAGCCCCTGAGCCCGTGGCGGGG AAACCCCGGCTGGCTCACGCGCTGCGCGACTACACCCCCCCGCAGACCGCCCACCTCCACTTCCTGCGCGGTGACCTCATCGACCTGCTGGACTGCTCCGACTCCCGGGCCTGGAGGGGGCGCTGTCGAGGCCGAGTGGGGATATTTCCGCCAGAATACGTCCAGCCGCTGTACCACTGA
- the LOC130189931 gene encoding GRB2-related adapter protein-like isoform X3 has product MEAVALFSFTASGAGELSFQKGDIIKVTEMEDDSCWVSAEIQGQRGYVPENYISLLPYPWFAGRVSRLEAEERLHRQDVGVFLVRESESAPGDFSVSVSYGKRVEHFRVLEGGGQYCIWGESFRSLNRLVDFYRAHSIAVEKVVCLRDPPSALQKPRLAHALRDYTPPQTAHLHFLRGDLIDLLDCSDSRAWRGRCRGRVGIFPPEYVQPLYH; this is encoded by the exons ATGGAGGCGGTGGCGCTCTTCTCCTTCACGGCGTCGGGAGCTGGCGAGCTCAGTTTTCAGAAAGGGGACATTATcaag GTGACAGAGATGGAGGACGACTCCTGCTGGGTCTCAGCTGAGATCCAGGGGCAGCGAGGCTACGTGCCAGAGAACTACATTTCCCTCCTTCCTTAtcc gtggTTTGCAGGACGAGTGTCGAGACTCGAGGCCGAGGAGCGTCTTCATCGGCAGGACGTCGGCGTGTTCCTTGTGAGGGAGAGCGAGTCGGCTCCTGGAGACTTCTCGGTCTCTGTCAG CTACGGGAAGAGGGTGGAGCATTTCCGGGTGCTGGAGGGCGGCGGTCAGTACTGCATCTGGGGCGAGTCGTTCCGCTCCCTCAACCGGCTGGTGGACTTCTACCGAGCTCACAGCATCGCCGTGGAGAAGGTGGTGTGCCTCAGGGACCCTCCATCGGCCC TGCAGAAACCCCGGCTGGCTCACGCGCTGCGCGACTACACCCCCCCGCAGACCGCCCACCTCCACTTCCTGCGCGGTGACCTCATCGACCTGCTGGACTGCTCCGACTCCCGGGCCTGGAGGGGGCGCTGTCGAGGCCGAGTGGGGATATTTCCGCCAGAATACGTCCAGCCGCTGTACCACTGA
- the LOC130189931 gene encoding GRB2-related adapter protein-like isoform X2 yields the protein MEAVALFSFTASGAGELSFQKGDIIKVTEMEDDSCWVSAEIQGQRGYVPENYISLLPYPWFAGRVSRLEAEERLHRQDVGVFLVRESESAPGDFSVSVSYGKRVEHFRVLEGGGQYCIWGESFRSLNRLVDFYRAHSIAVEKVVCLRDPPSSVQKPRLAHALRDYTPPQTAHLHFLRGDLIDLLDCSDSRAWRGRCRGRVGIFPPEYVQPLYH from the exons ATGGAGGCGGTGGCGCTCTTCTCCTTCACGGCGTCGGGAGCTGGCGAGCTCAGTTTTCAGAAAGGGGACATTATcaag GTGACAGAGATGGAGGACGACTCCTGCTGGGTCTCAGCTGAGATCCAGGGGCAGCGAGGCTACGTGCCAGAGAACTACATTTCCCTCCTTCCTTAtcc gtggTTTGCAGGACGAGTGTCGAGACTCGAGGCCGAGGAGCGTCTTCATCGGCAGGACGTCGGCGTGTTCCTTGTGAGGGAGAGCGAGTCGGCTCCTGGAGACTTCTCGGTCTCTGTCAG CTACGGGAAGAGGGTGGAGCATTTCCGGGTGCTGGAGGGCGGCGGTCAGTACTGCATCTGGGGCGAGTCGTTCCGCTCCCTCAACCGGCTGGTGGACTTCTACCGAGCTCACAGCATCGCCGTGGAGAAGGTGGTGTGCCTCAGGGACCCTCCATC CTCTGTGCAGAAACCCCGGCTGGCTCACGCGCTGCGCGACTACACCCCCCCGCAGACCGCCCACCTCCACTTCCTGCGCGGTGACCTCATCGACCTGCTGGACTGCTCCGACTCCCGGGCCTGGAGGGGGCGCTGTCGAGGCCGAGTGGGGATATTTCCGCCAGAATACGTCCAGCCGCTGTACCACTGA